A single region of the Triticum dicoccoides isolate Atlit2015 ecotype Zavitan chromosome 2B, WEW_v2.0, whole genome shotgun sequence genome encodes:
- the LOC119364719 gene encoding uncharacterized protein LOC119364719, whose protein sequence is MSLHNECQQQQLRGSNSARPQTFWTICPTCGTKYQYRHAILMKFVRCQNCSKPFIAHVSTEQPAPSGPDQQFAGVWKNAGIFSEIRSLQKFEPGQVWALYSDKDKCPNCYALIQKVDFKNNKVHARWLEVCPDGEVEKRLVEDRTVGCGTYRVSTTRCIMIYTDTKHFSHPVHAIFTGRRNSYEIYPRKGEVWALLKGWDICWSSDAHNQKNYKYQVVQVLSDFTTGTSIAVIPLVKIKVFISLFMQSKEATPYLIPQDDTIWFSHCVPHHLMSGAESEGIPEGALELDPTALPLNLEEALACVVPESSSLKGPKFDAKYAGSSSGNKSHKGCVRIGEGQRATCTNAGIFTKTPTVENRQHDTPFSAGGTDADELSDHIVQAKVLCPEFFNFDQLRGANQFRVNQVWAVYDSRSCMPRSYARITKVKRATKFMVHFIWLEFDPTNKEELAWSCGELPVACGQFRRGRSETAQETCMFSHTISCQKSKMRNSYDIYPRKGEVWALFKGWDISWSSDAGNHRNCEYEVVQVVSDFTTGTSIIVMPLVKVKGFVSLFMQSKEGSVYPIPRDSTLRFSHCVPHHLMCGTEREGVPQGSLELDPAALPLHLKEAFASVVPEKSSAKCQEFDARCPGSSGGNNSGKGSSRAGEKQHVTCMNTTMFAKMPKEETRENNTPSAAECTHAGEESDDTVRVGYDCPDSEFYEFSETRLLHKFEPGQIWAIYSDIDKFPNYYVFIENVDHKKNKWLDACPQGEEERRLVTEDRPVGCGTFKVSTAQGLMTYTGTEIAECFSHLVLARPTGRRNEYEIAPRLGEVWAVYKDWKAGWTARDFSSCDYELVEIFCHTNSSIRVRLLRKVDGYRAVFTRETTVETIGKDEYLKFSHQIPCFHLTNEGGGKLRGCLELDPYSVPEEFLLTD, encoded by the coding sequence ATGAGTCTCCATAATGAGTGTCAACAACAACAGCTGCGTGGCTCAAACTCTGCAAGGCCACAAACATTTTGGACCATCTGTCCAACTTGTGGCACCAAATATCAGTACCGCCATGCAATTTTGATGAAATTTGTCCGCTGCCAGAATTGCTCGAAGCCCTTTATAGCACATGTTTCAACTGAGCAACCTGCTCCTTCTGGTCCAGATCAACAGTTTGCTGGGGTGTGGAAAAATGCAGGAATATTCTCAGAAATTAGATCGCTTCAGAAGTTCGAACCTGGGCAGGTCTGGGCCCTCTACAGTGACAAAGATAAGTGTCCCAACTGCTATGCCTTGATACAGAAAGTTGATTTCAAGAACAATAAAGTACATGCAAGATGGCTGGAAGTTTGTCCTGATGGGGAGGTGGAGAAAAGATTGGTAGAAGATCGAACTGTTGGGTGTGGAACCTATAGGGTTTCCACCACCCGTTGTATTATGATTTACACCGACACGAAACATTTTTCTCATCCTGTACATGCGATATTCACTGGTAGAAGGAACTCTTATGAAATATATCCTAGGAAAGGTGAAGTTTGGGCCCTTCTCAAGGGATGGGATATTTGTTGGAGTTCAGATGCTCACAACCAAAAGAACTACAAGTATCAAGTTGTTCAGGTCCTCTCTGATTTCACGACAGGCACCAGCATCGCTGTCATTCCGCTTGTGAAGATAAAAGTCTTTATTAGCTTATTTATGCAGTCTAAAGAGGCTACTCCATACCTGATACCTCAGGATGACACAATATGGTTCTCACACTGTGTCCCGCATCATTTGATGAGTGGAGCTGAAAGCGAAGGCATTCCAGAAGGGGCTCTGGAACTTGATCCCACAGCGCTTCCCCTTAACTTGGAAGAGGCTCTTGCCTGTGTTGTTCCAGAAAGCAGTTCACTGAAAGGCCCGAAGTTTGATGCCAAATATGCTGGCTCATCCAGTGGAAATAAATCTCACAAGGGATGCGTGAGGATTGGGGAGGGGCAACGTGCTACATGCACGAATGCAGGGATCTTTACAAAGACACCGACGGTAGAGAACAGACAACATGACACTCCATTTTCTGCGGGAGGTACAGATGCTGATGAGCTATCTGATCATATTGTCCAAGCGAAAGTATTATGTCCTGAATTTTTTAACTTTGACCAACTTAGAGGTGCAAATCAGTTTAGAGTGAACCAGGTCTGGGCTGTCTATGATAGTCGAAGCTGTATGCCAAGATCTTATGCTCGAATTACAAAGGTAAAGAGGGCCACCAAGTTTATGGTGCACTTTATTTGGCTGGAATTTGATCCCACAAATAAAGAGGAGCTGGCTTGGTCTTGTGGGGAACTGCCTGTTGCTTGTGGACAATTTAGGCGTGGAAGGTCAGAAACAGCTCAAGAAACTTGCATGTTCTCTCATACTATTTCCTGTCAGAAAAGCAAGATGAGAAACTCTTATGATATATATCCCAGGAAAGGTGAAGTTTGGGCCCTTTTTAAGGGATGGGACATTAGTTGGAGTTCAGATGCTGGCAACCACAGAAACTGTGAGTATGAGGTTGTTCAAGTCGTCTCTGATTTCACAACAGGAACTAGCATCATCGTCATGCCACTTGTAAAAGTAAAAGGTTTCGTCAGCTTATTTATGCAGTCAAAAGAGGGAAGTGTGTACCCGATACCGCGGGATAGCACACTGAGGTTTTCACATTGTGTCCCTCATCATCTGATGTGTGGAACTGAAAGAGAAGGCGTTCCACAAGGAAGTCTTGAACTCGATCCTGCAGCACTTCCTCTTCATTTGAAAGAGGCCTTTGCTTCTGTTGTCCCAGAAAAAAGTTCAGCAAAATGCCAGGAGTTTGATGCCAGATGTCCTGGTTCATCAGGTGGAAATAACTCTGGCAAGGGATCCAGTAGGGCTGGAGAGAAGCAacatgtgacatgcatgaacacaaCGATGTTTGCAAAGATGCCAAAAGAAGAGACCAGAGAGAATAACACTCCATCTGCTGCTGAATGTACACATGCTGGTGAGGAATCTGATGATACTGTCCGAGTAGGATATGACTGTCCCGATTCAGAGTTCTACGAATTTTCAGAAACAAGACTGCTTCACAAGTTCGAACCTGGGCAGATCTGGGCCATCTACAGCGATATCGATAAGTTCCCCAATTACTATGTCTTCATAGAGAATGTTgaccacaagaaaaacaaatggctTGATGCATGTCCCCAGGGAGAGGAGGAGAGAAGACTGGTGACAGAAGATCGGCCTGTTGGCTGCGGAACCTTTAAGGTTTCCACCGCGCAGGGCCTTATGACTTACACTGGTACAGAAATAGCAGAATGCTTTTCTCATCTTGTGCTTGCTAGACCGACGGGCAGAAGAAACGAATATGAAATCGCCCCTCGCCTTGGTGAGGTCTGGGCTGTTTACAAGGACTGGAAGGCTGGATGGACTGCACGCGATTTTAGCAGCTGTGACTATGAGTTGGTGGAGATATTCTGCCATACTAATTCGTCCATACGAGTTCGGCTGCTGAGGAAGGTTGATGGTTACAGGGCAGTATTTACAAGGGAGACAACTGTGGAGACGATAGGCAAGGATGAGTACCTGAAGTTCTCCCACCAGATCCCTTGCTTCCATCTGACAAACGAAGGAGGAGGCAAGCTTCGGGGCTGTTTGGAGCTCGATCCTTATTCCGTGCCGGAGGAGTTTCTCCTGACTGACTGA